The following proteins are encoded in a genomic region of Musa acuminata AAA Group cultivar baxijiao chromosome BXJ2-11, Cavendish_Baxijiao_AAA, whole genome shotgun sequence:
- the LOC135627014 gene encoding 3',5'-bisphosphate nucleotidase AHL-like, with the protein MARLCPIYTSHAIPLTTDGQNSSRSLSLLTAKPASSARVGGALRCLFGPSSSADRGLGLGLSQEDPSSLSEFSMQTARLLGLPRVEEGERSRELDVAVRVVQMACSLCQRVQSGLVGRHREQITSKDDDSPVTVADWGVQAVVSWLLSECFGNENASIVAEEDAYTLSRKDATTLLESVISVVNECLSEAPKYGLEGPSKPLGAQEILDAIHNCNSSGGSKGKFWVLDPVDGTLGFVRGDQYAIALALIVDGEVVLGVLGCPNYPMRKEWLNYHQRYYRLMTMLSPPAHRSWHKGCVMYARKGSGVAWMQPLVHDFAEFDWQSSSRIIRVSSITDPAFATFCEPVEKANSSHSFTAGLAHSVGLRKQPLRVYSMVKYAAIARGDAEIFMKFARAGYKEKIWDHAAGLVIIQEAGGVVTDARGCPLDFSKGLYLEGLDRGIIACSGPLLHEKIIKAVDASWDSSNL; encoded by the exons ATGGCCAGACTTTGTCCCATTTATACCTCGCACGCCATCCCCCTCACGACGGACGGCCAAAACTCCTCCCGGAGCCTGAGCCTCTTGACGGCCAAGCCCGCCTCGTCCGCCCGCGTCGGCGGTGCCCTCCGCTGCCTCTTCGGCCCCTCATCATCGGCCGACCGCGGCCTCGGCCTCGGCCTCTCGCAAGAGGATCCTTCCTCGTTGTCGGAGTTCTCGATGCAGACGGCTCGTCTTCTTGGGCTCCCCCGGGTGGAGGAGGGCGAGCGCTCGAGGGAGCTCGATGTGGCGGTGAGGGTGGTCCAGATGGCGTGCTCCTTGTGCCAGCGGGTGCAGAGCGGCCTGGTGGGGCGGCACCGGGAGCAGATCACCTCTAAGGATGACGATTCCCCGGTCACCGTCGCAG ATTGGGGTGTTCAAGCTGTTGTTAGTTGGCTCCTTTCAGAATGCTTTGGCAATGAAAATGCATCAATTGTTGCTGAGGAAGATGCTTATACTCTTTCCAGAAAAGATGCCACAACCTTGCTGGAATCTGTGATAAGTGTTGTGAATGAATGCTTGTCTGAAGCTCCAAAGTATGGATTGGAAGGTCCTTCTAAACCTTTGGGTGCTCAGGAAATTCTTGATGCTATTCACAACTGTAACTCTAGCGGAGGTTCCAAGGGAAAATTTTGGGTCCTTGATCCTGTGGATGGTACTCTTGGTTTTGTACGTGGAGACCAGTATGCTATTGCGCTTGCTTTGATAGTGGATGGAGAAGTTGTCCTCGGTGTTCTAGGTTGCCCTAACTACCCGATGAGGAAGGAATGGCTCAACTATCATCAGCGCTACTACAGGCTCATGACCATGTTATCTCCTCCTGCACATAGATCCTGGCATAAAGGCTGTGTAATGTATGCTCGTAAAGGTAGCGGTGTAGCTTGGATGCAACCACTGGTTCATGACTTTGCTGAGTTTGATTGGCAGAGTTCTTCAAGGATCATTCGGGTATCATCCATTACTGATCCTGCTTTTGCAACTTTTTGTGAACCTGTTGAGAAAGCAAACTCAAGCCACTCCTTTACAGCTGGATTAGCTCACAGTGTTGGTTTAAG AAAGCAACCACTGCGAGTGTATAGTATGGTAAAATATGCTGCCATAGCTCGAGGGGATGCAGAGATCTTTATGAAGTTTGCCAGAGCCGGGTATAAGGAAAAGATATGGGACCATGCTGCAGGGTTGGTGATCATACAAGAAGCAGGTGGAGTGGTCACAGATGCCAGAGGATGtccattggacttctccaagggcTTATATCTTGAAGGTCTAGATCGTGGCATAATTGCTTGCTCTGGGCCGTTGCTGCATGAGAAGATAATAAAAGCTGTTGATGCCAGCTGGGACTCATCAAATTTATAA